Proteins encoded in a region of the Myxococcales bacterium genome:
- a CDS encoding cytochrome c produces the protein MAGIALVTGCSGATTIDERACPPGGTAYTYENFGKAFFTTHCTTCHGGANAYSSRSFASVESIRGSRERIFANSAADNEAMPPGPSGPPRAERDALAEWLRCGAP, from the coding sequence GTGGCCGGCATCGCCTTGGTCACCGGGTGCAGCGGCGCGACGACGATCGACGAGCGCGCGTGCCCGCCAGGAGGGACGGCCTACACCTACGAGAACTTCGGGAAGGCCTTCTTCACGACCCACTGCACGACCTGCCACGGCGGCGCGAACGCCTACTCCTCGCGCTCGTTCGCGTCGGTCGAGTCCATTCGCGGCTCGCGCGAGCGCATCTTCGCGAACTCGGCGGCCGACAACGAGGCGATGCCCCCCGGCCCGAGCGGGCCTCCGCGCGCGGAGCGTGACGCCCTCGCGGAGTGGCTCCGGTGCGGGGCCCCCTGA